A single genomic interval of Macadamia integrifolia cultivar HAES 741 chromosome 6, SCU_Mint_v3, whole genome shotgun sequence harbors:
- the LOC122081655 gene encoding uncharacterized protein LOC122081655 — translation MGSEPLVLLFFSPSRFPVNSVCYCFSVLGAGYHVCSLKFEFETFSDPKIGAAIHHTFIIGLIGDLSGGFPQKWHPDKHKGDNAATAKFQEINEAYTVLSDPSKRLDYDLTGNCEIDKYTLREYLSRFKGMILTCNGLGIAHTSIWSWQLMETNEYMDK, via the exons ATGGGATCTGAACCCCttgttcttctattcttttctccttctcgtTTTCCTGTTAATTCTGTCTGCTACTGCTTTTCTGTTCTGGGGGCTGGTTACCATGTCTGCAGCCTGaagtttgagtttgaaaccttTTCAGATCCAA AGATAGGGGCTGCGATTCATCACACCTTCATTATCGGATTGATTGGGGACTTATCTGGTGGGTTTCCACAG AAGTGGCATCCTGACAAACACAAGGGCGACAACGCTGCGACTGCAAAGTTTCAAGAGATCAATGAAGCTTATACAG TACTGAGTGATCCATCTAAACGACTTGATTACGATTTGACGGGAAACTGTGAGATTGACAAATACACTTTGCGA GAGTACCTTTCACGGTTTAAAGGAATGATACTTACTTGCAACGGGCTTGGTATAGCTCATACTTCAATATG